From Virgibacillus natechei, the proteins below share one genomic window:
- a CDS encoding 5-methyltetrahydropteroyltriglutamate--homocysteine S-methyltransferase: MTTTKLDRKAPFKADHVGSFLRPERLKQARAQKTNGEISAQQLRTIEDEEITKLVEKQKKTGLKSITDGEFRRSWWHFDFLESLVGVEGFESDTGLKFDGIETKARAIRVTGKVDFNEDHPFLDHFRFLQGEVGDDHVAKQSIPSPNMLLVRAGIDNEVYGDIEELLGDLTTAYKKAIQAFYDAGCRYIQLDDTSWASFLSEEGEQSIRAKGYEPAELQKLCKRAINESIADRPDDLLVTMHICRGNYRSHYFSSGSYDKASETIFGGLHVDGLFLEFDDGRSGGFEPLKFVNRDDLHVVLGLVTSKFAELENKDLVKERIAEAAGYLSYDNLCLSPQCGFASTEEGNDLTEDQQWDKIRHIVEISEEVWQ, translated from the coding sequence ATGACAACAACAAAATTAGATCGCAAGGCACCATTTAAAGCAGATCATGTGGGTAGCTTTCTAAGACCGGAACGTCTTAAACAAGCGAGAGCTCAAAAGACAAATGGAGAAATTTCTGCCCAGCAGCTGCGTACCATTGAAGATGAAGAAATAACCAAACTTGTTGAAAAACAGAAGAAGACTGGACTTAAGTCAATTACGGATGGGGAGTTCCGCCGTTCCTGGTGGCATTTTGACTTTTTGGAAAGTCTGGTAGGTGTGGAAGGATTCGAATCAGACACTGGATTGAAGTTTGATGGCATTGAAACAAAAGCCCGTGCGATTCGTGTAACAGGCAAGGTTGATTTTAATGAAGATCATCCATTTCTGGATCATTTCCGATTTTTGCAAGGGGAGGTAGGCGATGATCATGTTGCCAAGCAGTCCATTCCAAGTCCTAATATGCTCCTGGTTCGGGCGGGAATTGATAATGAGGTTTATGGTGATATCGAGGAACTGTTGGGAGATTTAACGACTGCTTATAAAAAAGCGATTCAGGCTTTTTATGATGCAGGATGCCGTTATATACAGCTTGATGATACATCATGGGCTTCCTTTTTATCGGAAGAGGGGGAACAATCGATTCGCGCGAAAGGGTATGAGCCTGCCGAACTGCAAAAATTATGCAAACGTGCTATCAATGAATCGATAGCCGATCGTCCGGATGACCTTCTGGTTACCATGCATATCTGCCGGGGCAATTATCGTTCCCATTATTTTAGTTCAGGTTCGTATGATAAGGCATCCGAAACGATATTCGGTGGACTGCATGTTGACGGGCTTTTTCTGGAATTTGACGACGGGCGTTCAGGCGGATTTGAACCGCTGAAATTTGTAAACAGGGACGATCTGCATGTTGTACTAGGTTTAGTTACATCCAAATTTGCTGAGCTGGAAAATAAAGACCTGGTAAAAGAGCGAATTGCCGAAGCGGCTGGATATCTATCCTATGATAATCTATGTCTTAGTCCGCAATGTGGATTTGCTTCAACTGAAGAGGGTAATGATTTAACGGAAGATCAGCAATGGGATAAAATCCGCCATATTGTGGAAATTTCTGAAGAAGTGTGGCAATAA
- a CDS encoding D-glycero-alpha-D-manno-heptose-1,7-bisphosphate 7-phosphatase yields the protein MNRAMFLDRDGVINEVLTNRVKFVNKPKDFHLLDGVGQAIRRFNDLGFKVFVVTNQGGIGLGFMEESALKKVHKKMKDDLATYGATIDDIRYCPHKPRANCACRKPKPQMILDLAEKHAIDLEKSYMVGDREPDIEAGKRAGVRTVLVGDREESSVDADMDFADLISFAKSKG from the coding sequence ATGAATCGAGCGATGTTCCTAGACCGCGATGGTGTAATCAATGAAGTACTCACCAATCGGGTGAAGTTCGTGAACAAGCCCAAGGACTTCCATTTACTGGATGGTGTCGGTCAAGCTATAAGGCGGTTCAATGATTTGGGGTTTAAGGTTTTTGTTGTAACCAATCAAGGTGGAATTGGACTCGGATTCATGGAAGAGTCGGCTTTGAAAAAGGTACATAAAAAAATGAAAGATGATCTAGCCACATATGGTGCAACGATTGATGACATCCGTTATTGTCCCCACAAGCCGCGTGCAAATTGTGCATGTCGTAAACCAAAGCCACAAATGATTTTGGATCTGGCGGAAAAACATGCAATTGATTTAGAGAAAAGTTATATGGTAGGGGATCGTGAACCCGATATAGAAGCAGGCAAGAGAGCAGGGGTACGTACCGTTCTTGTAGGCGATCGTGAAGAAAGCTCAGTTGATGCAGATATGGACTTTGCGGATCTTATTTCATTTGCAAAATCAAAAGGGTGA
- a CDS encoding pyridoxamine 5'-phosphate oxidase family protein, with amino-acid sequence MSQQEIKATVEEILKSNYVGPMATVKNNKPHSRYMTFFSEGLKLYTLTSKETDKAEETEANPFTHILLGYEGEGFGDEYVEYEGKVSLNNSEELKKELWNDKMKLYFDGPEDPELVLLEINPTAIRVMNKQGEAPKELEF; translated from the coding sequence ATGAGTCAACAGGAGATCAAAGCAACCGTTGAAGAAATTCTAAAAAGCAACTATGTTGGGCCAATGGCAACAGTGAAGAATAATAAACCCCATTCAAGGTACATGACATTTTTCAGTGAAGGGTTGAAACTCTATACGTTAACGAGCAAGGAAACGGATAAGGCAGAGGAAACGGAAGCGAATCCTTTCACTCATATTCTGCTCGGATACGAGGGTGAGGGATTTGGCGATGAATATGTGGAATATGAAGGGAAGGTTTCCTTAAATAATTCGGAAGAACTGAAAAAGGAGCTGTGGAATGACAAGATGAAACTTTATTTTGATGGCCCGGAGGATCCAGAACTTGTCTTATTGGAGATTAATCCAACCGCCATCCGGGTGATGAATAAACAAGGTGAAGCTCCAAAGGAATTGGAGTTTTAA
- the ggt gene encoding gamma-glutamyltransferase, producing the protein MGLQNGKNDSFLDTGRPVVEGKNGAVTSPHYLATQTGKRILDQGGHAVEAAIAVNSVLCVVIPHMAGLGGDLFALVWDQHEKEVKSLNGSGKSGSQVNREVYKQKGLNEIPERGPLAVNTVPGTVDGWWSLHQHYGKLEWSLLFEDAIHYAKEGFPITEKTSSYVQEKADLLNEQPETANVFFKNGRPILSGELLVQPNLAWAFEQISKEGRDAFYKGDIADKIIASMEKHDGLMVKEDFTNHTVEWEDPISTNYRGYEIYQVKPNTQGIAVLMMLNMLEKYDLTSIGDGTPDYYHLMAEVAKLKFRFRDEWVTDSQSIDLPYDTLLSKSFSSEVNEHFSWNNIFRPEELEELPKVKGSRDTAYLSVVDKEGNSISLIQSIFHEFGSGFMPEGVGFFLQNRGSHFSLDPNHPNSLEPNKRTFHTIIPGMALKDGKPYMLFGAMGGEGQPQTQCAMLTRVIDFGYNIQQAIEAPRWLYGKTWGEDSSSFNLEGRVTSEIIDDLKKRGHEIEMVENYSQTMGHAQGVVIDHKRGVYSAGADLRGDGIALCW; encoded by the coding sequence TTGGGACTACAAAATGGAAAAAATGATTCGTTCTTAGATACAGGCAGGCCTGTAGTGGAAGGGAAGAATGGAGCCGTCACTTCTCCTCATTATTTAGCTACGCAAACGGGGAAGAGGATTCTTGATCAAGGTGGCCATGCGGTAGAAGCAGCTATCGCAGTTAATTCTGTGCTTTGTGTGGTTATTCCGCATATGGCAGGGTTAGGAGGAGATTTATTTGCGTTAGTCTGGGATCAGCATGAAAAAGAAGTCAAATCTTTAAATGGAAGCGGGAAGTCTGGAAGTCAAGTAAACCGAGAAGTCTATAAACAAAAGGGGCTTAACGAGATCCCAGAGCGTGGGCCATTAGCGGTGAATACTGTCCCAGGAACTGTAGACGGATGGTGGAGCCTTCACCAGCATTACGGTAAGTTAGAGTGGTCATTGCTATTTGAAGATGCTATTCACTATGCCAAAGAAGGTTTTCCAATTACAGAAAAGACAAGTAGCTATGTCCAAGAAAAAGCCGATTTATTAAATGAACAACCGGAGACGGCGAATGTGTTTTTTAAAAATGGACGTCCGATTTTATCAGGTGAGCTTCTCGTCCAACCTAATTTAGCATGGGCTTTTGAACAAATTTCCAAAGAGGGTAGAGATGCCTTTTATAAAGGGGATATCGCAGACAAAATTATCGCCTCTATGGAAAAGCATGATGGATTAATGGTGAAAGAAGATTTTACCAATCATACAGTTGAGTGGGAAGACCCGATATCAACAAATTACAGAGGATATGAAATCTATCAAGTAAAACCAAATACGCAAGGCATTGCTGTATTAATGATGTTAAACATGCTAGAAAAGTATGATTTGACTTCGATTGGTGATGGCACTCCAGATTATTATCACCTAATGGCAGAAGTAGCCAAACTAAAATTCCGTTTTCGAGATGAATGGGTCACCGATTCACAATCTATTGATTTACCCTACGACACCCTCTTATCTAAGTCATTCTCATCTGAAGTTAATGAACATTTTTCTTGGAATAATATATTTCGCCCAGAGGAGTTGGAAGAGCTCCCAAAAGTTAAAGGAAGCCGTGACACCGCCTACCTGAGTGTTGTTGATAAGGAAGGGAACAGCATTTCTTTAATTCAAAGTATTTTTCATGAATTTGGCTCTGGATTTATGCCAGAGGGCGTTGGCTTCTTTTTACAAAATCGGGGCTCCCATTTTAGTTTAGATCCAAATCATCCAAATTCTTTAGAACCAAATAAGCGTACGTTTCATACAATCATTCCTGGCATGGCACTGAAGGATGGTAAGCCTTATATGTTATTCGGAGCTATGGGAGGAGAAGGACAACCTCAAACGCAATGTGCCATGCTTACTAGGGTAATAGACTTTGGCTATAACATACAACAGGCAATAGAAGCACCACGTTGGTTATACGGTAAAACATGGGGAGAAGATAGTTCCTCATTTAATTTAGAAGGTAGAGTAACAAGTGAAATAATTGATGATTTGAAGAAGCGTGGGCATGAGATTGAAATGGTAGAGAATTATTCGCAAACAATGGGCCATGCACAAGGGGTTGTCATTGATCACAAAAGAGGAGTGTATAGTGCTGGAGCAGACCTGCGCGGTGATGGAATTGCCTTGTGCTGGTAA
- a CDS encoding L-lactate permease, with the protein MDNNLPVDLLHWSLAILPLVLLLLMLVVFKWSGGRSGWIAMAIATLIGFFMYEAPLDNLAVGFGKGLWEAFFILLVVWFALLLYHATDESGSFKVIREKIQDHSQNYLFIVLGFGWVFASFLQGVAGFGVPIAVVAPLLLGIGVKPVAAIIIPLIGHAWANMFGTLGVGWIATVNTVQIDNEALTLILTGILLWIPNIIGGLMICWLFARWKGIKEGFLAVIIISLIHGGGQLAIVAFNPELSTFIPAILAVGALFLLSKRKQYSEKSELEDETDILYDTDSKEEGKPDISLHKAFMPYYVLTGLSVVFLGIQPIQNFLDQFQFGFSFPAVETGYGFEMEAEDPYSPIAPLTHPGFYLLVSFIFAYFWYKYLGLSHKNTAKNIFSGMKENALGASLAITGFLTMTMIMENSGQTNVLALGIADVSPPAVYVALANVMGIIGAFMTSSNTSSNVLFAPLHGSVVNSMESLSMSLVIAAQSTGGAIGNVISPASIVLGTSTTNILGRESEVYKVTLTFVLIAGVLVSGVAVLMHYII; encoded by the coding sequence ATGGATAACAATTTACCGGTCGATTTATTACATTGGTCTTTAGCGATCTTACCATTGGTACTGCTTCTGCTTATGCTAGTTGTTTTCAAATGGTCTGGTGGTAGATCAGGTTGGATCGCTATGGCTATTGCGACATTAATCGGTTTTTTCATGTACGAAGCTCCCTTGGATAACCTGGCTGTTGGATTTGGAAAAGGGCTTTGGGAGGCATTTTTTATACTATTGGTTGTGTGGTTTGCTTTATTACTTTACCACGCCACAGATGAATCTGGCTCATTTAAAGTCATAAGGGAGAAAATACAAGATCATAGCCAAAATTATTTATTTATTGTACTTGGTTTTGGTTGGGTGTTTGCTTCTTTTCTCCAAGGTGTAGCTGGATTTGGAGTACCTATTGCAGTAGTAGCTCCCCTTTTACTAGGAATAGGCGTTAAGCCTGTTGCTGCAATTATCATTCCTTTAATTGGCCATGCCTGGGCAAATATGTTCGGAACACTAGGTGTGGGCTGGATCGCAACTGTAAATACGGTACAAATTGATAATGAGGCATTGACACTTATACTTACAGGAATACTGTTGTGGATACCGAATATAATAGGTGGGCTCATGATTTGCTGGCTGTTTGCAAGATGGAAAGGTATAAAAGAGGGTTTCCTAGCTGTGATTATTATTTCGCTTATTCATGGTGGAGGCCAACTTGCCATCGTCGCATTCAACCCTGAACTTAGCACATTTATACCGGCTATTCTGGCCGTAGGTGCACTTTTTCTACTGTCTAAACGCAAACAATATAGTGAAAAATCAGAGCTTGAGGATGAAACAGACATTCTTTACGACACGGATTCTAAGGAAGAAGGAAAGCCTGACATATCACTTCATAAGGCCTTTATGCCGTATTATGTTTTAACAGGTTTGAGTGTTGTGTTTCTTGGGATACAACCAATACAAAACTTTTTGGATCAATTTCAATTTGGCTTTTCTTTCCCAGCGGTGGAAACGGGATACGGATTTGAAATGGAGGCTGAAGACCCTTACTCCCCTATTGCTCCGTTGACACATCCAGGCTTCTATTTACTCGTATCATTTATTTTTGCTTACTTTTGGTACAAGTACTTAGGCCTAAGTCATAAGAATACGGCTAAAAATATATTTTCCGGTATGAAGGAGAATGCTTTAGGGGCGTCACTCGCGATAACAGGATTTTTAACGATGACAATGATTATGGAAAATTCAGGTCAAACAAATGTACTTGCACTTGGAATTGCAGACGTTTCACCACCTGCTGTTTATGTGGCCTTAGCAAACGTAATGGGAATCATTGGTGCATTTATGACTTCATCGAACACCTCATCCAATGTGCTTTTCGCTCCGTTACATGGATCAGTTGTGAATTCGATGGAAAGTTTATCAATGTCACTAGTGATTGCCGCACAGTCAACTGGTGGAGCTATCGGTAATGTTATTTCACCAGCCAGCATTGTCCTAGGAACCAGTACAACGAATATTCTAGGAAGGGAATCCGAAGTGTATAAAGTTACACTTACGTTCGTACTAATCGCAGGTGTTCTAGTATCTGGAGTAGCTGTATTGATGCACTATATCATTTGA
- a CDS encoding DUF3427 domain-containing protein — protein sequence MENFIQNLEASLHKGFIDQKYKESSRFSPKLLVNDTKQNENVLNPLLEELETSKSFIFSVAFITESGLATLKSHFLDLKKRGIHGRILTSTFLNFNQPKVFKELMKITNVEVRLADMQGFHAKGYIFNHGDYYSLIVGSSNLTAQALKVNYEWNVKLTSHEDGEVIHHFKNQFEDVWEAAQPLNDEWVYQYEKTYQPLDFNAADRVVEMPAEYNTNSIKDALEIKPNKMQQDALQQIQAVREAGHQKGLVISATGTGKTYLSAFDVRRFAPKKTLFIVHREQILNKAKMDFQRVLGGRDIDYGILSGSSKQTDAKYLFATIQTISKEENLNHFDPEEFDYILIDEVHKAGATSYQRVIDYFNPVFLMGMTATPERTDDFNIYELFDYHIAYEIRLQEALEENMLTPFHYFGVTDLEYNGEVIDDATILSNLVTEDRVNHIIEKVDYYGFSGERVKGLIFCSKKEEAKRLSVALNNKGYRTVALTGDNAQEERIQQVNRLENGALDYILTVDIFNEGIDIPSINQVVMLRQTQSSIVFIQQLGRGLRKHDSKDFVTVIDFIGNYKNNYLIPVALSGDKSQNKDNIRRRTLETSYIKGVSTINFEEIAKKQIFKSINNSNLTAMKILKEAFVELKNRIGKTPYMYDFVTNNSIDPVVITGKHKNYHQFLIKMKEEVSSITDYENRVLTMLSSEVLNGKRKHELILLELLLQRGAVDHDEYLDHLSEAKCRIDDATIQSVGRVLDLSFFTQPDQVKYGEEAIVTKQEDNTYVFNGKIKEKLNSNEHFNHMIKDILLTARKKSEKYQCSQQLTLYEKYSRKDACKLLNWDSDESSTMYGYKPKHQTCPIFVTYHKNSEVESSVNYGDELLSPDVFKWYTRSNRTLKSAEVKKIIHAEENNIDLHFFTKKDDDEGSGFYYLGQVLPDKNTVQQDTMEDKEGKEIPVVHMNMVMEQPVNNKLYHYIVDGKHDN from the coding sequence ATGGAGAATTTCATTCAAAATTTAGAAGCGTCTTTACATAAAGGATTTATCGATCAAAAATATAAAGAATCAAGTAGGTTTTCACCGAAGTTGTTAGTTAATGATACGAAACAAAATGAGAACGTTTTAAATCCATTACTGGAAGAACTCGAAACAAGTAAGTCTTTTATTTTTTCTGTTGCATTTATCACCGAAAGTGGACTAGCTACGTTAAAATCCCATTTTTTAGATCTTAAAAAAAGAGGGATACATGGTCGTATTTTAACATCTACATTCTTAAATTTTAATCAACCTAAAGTGTTTAAAGAACTGATGAAAATTACAAATGTAGAAGTGAGATTAGCGGATATGCAAGGATTCCATGCGAAGGGTTATATATTTAATCATGGAGACTATTATTCTTTAATTGTGGGAAGTTCGAATCTAACTGCACAGGCATTAAAAGTAAACTATGAATGGAATGTAAAACTTACTTCGCATGAAGACGGAGAAGTTATCCATCACTTTAAAAATCAGTTTGAAGATGTCTGGGAGGCGGCTCAACCATTAAATGATGAATGGGTATATCAATATGAAAAGACATATCAACCATTAGATTTTAATGCAGCAGATAGAGTAGTAGAAATGCCAGCTGAATATAATACCAATTCTATTAAGGATGCATTGGAAATTAAACCAAATAAGATGCAGCAGGATGCCCTGCAACAAATACAAGCAGTTCGAGAAGCTGGTCATCAAAAAGGTTTGGTTATTTCAGCTACAGGGACTGGCAAGACATATCTATCTGCGTTTGATGTGAGACGGTTTGCACCGAAGAAAACACTCTTTATCGTTCATCGTGAGCAAATATTAAATAAAGCAAAAATGGACTTCCAAAGGGTTCTTGGTGGTCGCGACATCGATTATGGAATTTTATCAGGTTCAAGTAAGCAAACAGATGCTAAGTATTTGTTTGCTACTATCCAGACTATTTCAAAAGAGGAAAACTTAAACCATTTTGATCCGGAAGAGTTTGATTATATTTTAATTGATGAGGTACATAAAGCAGGTGCTACGTCCTATCAGCGCGTCATTGATTATTTTAATCCAGTGTTTTTAATGGGAATGACTGCTACACCTGAACGTACAGATGATTTTAATATCTATGAGCTATTTGACTACCATATTGCATACGAAATTCGGTTGCAGGAAGCACTTGAAGAAAACATGCTAACTCCTTTTCACTATTTTGGGGTCACGGATCTTGAATATAATGGTGAAGTAATAGATGACGCAACTATCTTATCAAACCTGGTTACCGAAGATCGCGTCAATCATATCATTGAAAAGGTTGATTACTATGGCTTTTCAGGAGAAAGAGTAAAAGGATTAATTTTCTGCAGTAAAAAAGAAGAAGCAAAAAGATTATCTGTGGCATTAAATAATAAAGGATATCGTACGGTTGCGTTAACTGGAGATAATGCCCAAGAAGAAAGAATACAACAAGTAAACCGATTAGAGAATGGCGCGCTTGATTATATTTTAACCGTGGATATTTTTAATGAGGGGATTGATATTCCGAGTATCAATCAAGTAGTTATGCTAAGGCAAACGCAATCTAGTATCGTTTTTATTCAACAGCTAGGTCGTGGCCTCCGTAAGCATGATTCAAAAGACTTCGTCACGGTCATTGATTTTATTGGTAATTATAAAAATAACTACCTCATTCCAGTAGCCCTTTCAGGAGATAAATCTCAAAACAAAGACAATATACGTAGACGTACACTGGAAACAAGTTATATTAAAGGTGTTTCAACCATTAATTTTGAGGAAATAGCTAAAAAGCAAATCTTTAAGTCGATTAATAACAGCAACCTTACAGCAATGAAAATTTTAAAAGAGGCATTTGTGGAATTAAAGAATAGAATTGGAAAAACACCCTATATGTATGATTTTGTAACAAATAATTCTATTGATCCAGTTGTTATTACAGGTAAGCATAAAAATTATCATCAATTTTTAATAAAGATGAAAGAAGAAGTTTCGAGCATTACTGACTATGAAAATAGGGTGCTAACAATGCTGTCATCAGAAGTGTTGAATGGAAAGCGTAAGCATGAGCTTATTTTGTTGGAGCTGTTACTGCAACGTGGCGCAGTTGATCATGATGAATATCTTGATCATTTGAGTGAAGCTAAATGTCGTATAGATGACGCAACAATTCAATCTGTCGGTCGCGTGCTGGATCTATCTTTCTTTACACAACCTGATCAGGTGAAGTATGGGGAAGAGGCGATCGTAACGAAGCAGGAAGACAATACGTACGTGTTTAATGGAAAAATAAAGGAAAAATTAAATTCAAATGAACATTTCAATCATATGATAAAAGATATTTTGCTAACTGCAAGAAAAAAAAGCGAGAAATATCAATGTAGTCAGCAGCTTACTTTATATGAAAAGTATTCGAGAAAAGATGCTTGTAAACTGTTAAACTGGGATAGTGATGAGAGTTCAACCATGTATGGTTACAAACCAAAACATCAGACGTGCCCGATATTTGTTACGTACCATAAAAATAGCGAGGTAGAATCTAGTGTTAATTATGGAGATGAACTCCTCAGTCCAGATGTTTTTAAATGGTATACGAGAAGTAATAGAACCTTAAAATCTGCAGAAGTTAAAAAAATTATTCATGCAGAAGAAAATAATATTGACCTGCACTTCTTCACTAAAAAAGATGATGACGAAGGAAGTGGGTTTTATTATTTAGGTCAAGTTTTGCCTGATAAAAATACGGTTCAACAAGATACGATGGAAGATAAGGAAGGGAAAGAAATTCCAGTTGTTCATATGAATATGGTGATGGAGCAGCCGGTGAATAATAAGCTTTATCATTATATTGTGGATGGGAAACATGATAACTGA
- a CDS encoding (deoxy)nucleoside triphosphate pyrophosphohydrolase, whose product MKKDIHVVGAVIIENNKILCAQRGQTKTLAYKWEFPGGKIEKEETAKDALKREVSEEMHCKIEVGEQVEYTVYEYDFGVVHLTTYYCTLIEGEPILTEHKEIKWLPPSELSTLDWAPADIPAIEKLSTDLIS is encoded by the coding sequence ATGAAAAAAGATATACACGTCGTCGGAGCAGTAATTATTGAAAACAATAAAATATTATGTGCACAAAGAGGGCAAACTAAAACCTTAGCTTATAAATGGGAATTTCCTGGTGGTAAAATTGAAAAAGAGGAAACAGCTAAAGATGCATTAAAACGTGAAGTTAGTGAAGAGATGCATTGTAAAATAGAAGTTGGTGAACAAGTAGAGTATACCGTTTATGAATATGATTTCGGGGTCGTCCATTTAACGACATATTATTGTACACTAATTGAGGGTGAACCTATTTTAACAGAACATAAAGAAATAAAATGGCTGCCACCAAGTGAACTTTCAACCCTTGATTGGGCACCAGCGGATATTCCGGCCATAGAAAAGCTATCTACTGATTTAATCTCATAG
- a CDS encoding PDDEXK family nuclease, whose amino-acid sequence MRNKKLDKESLNSIINNFKTFYRDKFATKHMRNTAQLTSLKEFNYDHFLDKYKTKFLNNNDDTLSIAKSLIYQQILGQSVNILFEQ is encoded by the coding sequence ATGCGTAATAAAAAATTAGACAAAGAATCCTTAAACAGCATTATAAATAATTTTAAAACCTTTTACAGGGATAAATTTGCTACCAAACATATGAGAAATACAGCTCAACTAACAAGTTTAAAAGAATTTAACTATGATCATTTTCTTGATAAATACAAAACAAAATTCCTTAATAATAATGATGATACGTTAAGTATAGCAAAATCTTTAATTTATCAACAAATTTTAGGCCAATCAGTTAACATACTATTTGAGCAGTGA
- a CDS encoding glycerate kinase → MNIIVAPDSFKGSLTSIQAATTMRRAIHSINHKDNVISKPMADGGEGTVDALQSSSDGEQITLSCTGPLGEKIETYYAIIDGNTAVIEVANIAGLVQVTEQERNPDTTTTYGLGEVIRGALDRGCTSFIIGLGGSATNDGGLGMLRALGMKAWDDNGQEIGIFGKDIRKINKVSFDKIDRRLSAVSIKVACDVENPLYGNNGASAVYGPQKGATREQVVAYDKAFERFALIIERQHGEKYHDVAGAGAAGGLGFALLILGAKLVSGAELVAEAANLKQVIKQADLVITGEGQSDEQTLYGKAPGYIANLANAYHVPAILVSGSLTGDQDKLRSQFQGCFSIITSPMTIQECMEQAEELLFNQTKQVMHFIHAMQNK, encoded by the coding sequence ATGAATATTATAGTAGCACCAGACTCATTCAAAGGAAGCTTAACATCCATTCAAGCCGCGACAACCATGAGACGAGCCATTCACTCGATCAATCACAAAGACAACGTTATCTCCAAACCTATGGCTGATGGCGGTGAAGGAACAGTTGACGCACTCCAATCCTCATCAGACGGGGAACAAATAACACTTTCCTGTACCGGTCCATTGGGCGAAAAAATCGAAACCTATTATGCGATAATCGATGGCAACACAGCTGTGATTGAAGTCGCAAACATAGCCGGCCTTGTCCAGGTAACGGAGCAGGAGCGAAATCCAGATACGACCACAACGTATGGCCTTGGAGAAGTTATCCGCGGGGCATTGGATCGTGGCTGTACTTCTTTCATTATTGGACTTGGTGGTAGCGCAACGAATGACGGTGGACTTGGTATGTTGCGCGCGCTCGGAATGAAAGCATGGGATGATAACGGACAGGAAATTGGTATTTTCGGTAAAGACATACGAAAAATAAATAAAGTTAGCTTCGATAAGATAGACCGGCGATTAAGTGCCGTTTCGATAAAAGTAGCTTGTGATGTGGAAAACCCTCTCTATGGAAATAATGGTGCAAGTGCGGTTTACGGGCCGCAAAAAGGAGCAACAAGGGAGCAGGTAGTAGCTTACGATAAAGCCTTCGAACGTTTTGCTTTGATTATTGAAAGACAACATGGCGAAAAGTATCACGACGTGGCAGGAGCAGGAGCTGCTGGGGGACTCGGTTTCGCTTTGCTGATCCTCGGCGCTAAACTCGTCTCAGGTGCAGAGCTAGTCGCAGAAGCCGCTAATCTAAAACAGGTGATCAAGCAAGCTGACCTTGTGATTACCGGTGAAGGTCAAAGTGATGAACAAACCTTATACGGGAAGGCTCCAGGGTATATCGCAAATTTGGCGAACGCATACCATGTTCCAGCCATCTTAGTTTCTGGTTCACTTACAGGCGATCAAGATAAGCTCCGCAGTCAGTTCCAAGGTTGCTTTTCGATTATCACTAGTCCGATGACGATTCAAGAGTGTATGGAACAGGCAGAAGAACTTCTGTTTAATCAAACGAAACAAGTCATGCATTTCATTCATGCTATGCAAAATAAATAG